Within the Platichthys flesus chromosome 16, fPlaFle2.1, whole genome shotgun sequence genome, the region GAGGTTTGAACAGTAACAGTTCATGTCAGTCATACTGCTACAAAATAGGTTAATACATTATAAACAAGGTTTTTTACAAAAAGGTGCCTGCACATAAATAATCTAAATCAAGTCATGTCCACATTTTCCCTAAAACATTGTAATCCCCTCATTCTATTGCTGTATGTATTctcttaaaatgtaatttgtaataaatggaaaaatgcTACAACTATGCTTATTGTAAAAGCATGTGCGTCTTAAAATACTGCACTAAAGTAACTCTTAAAAAGCAACTCGAAGCCCTTATGGTCCAAAAGACATTGTTGAATCAGAGGCCCTCTACGGCCCCTCCACTTTGACAACATTGAGCCGCTGATCTTGTGCAGCGTGACTTGAGTTCACCAGTGGCTGCGTGGAAACGCTGCAGCTCTGGAGGCTCCTTGCTGAGCAGCTGCTCGGGAAATCAGATGACTTGCTCTCTGATATTCTGAAACTCTGAGAATGTGTCTGGGTGAATGTAGAGGGGTAGGATTGTGTGTAGGGTGCCATCAGATTTTGACTGGTTTGCTGTGCGTATGCAGCTGCATATGGTTGAGTTTGAGGGGGAGTGTGAGTAAGTGGAAGGTTCTCCGCATTGCTACATGGCGGAAACCCATTCATACTTGTAGGGCTCAGTCCTGGCAGTTTAAAGGCCTCTACATTGTCCAAACTCTCTAAAGAGTTGTAGCTTGGCTGGGTTTGGCTGCACTGAGTGTACGTGCCCCGACTAAAGCTGAAGTTGTCTTGGCTGAAGGAGGTAGATGCAGAGGGTGATGGGGttttgttgtgctgctgttgagaacTGCTACACGGTCCAAGTTTGAGGGACAGGCTCTGCAGAGTGCTGAGAATCTGCTTCTGAATGTGGGTCTGCTGCACCTGCTCCCTCTCCAGGCGGCACTGCTGCTCCACAAGCATCTTCACTGCCAGGCCCAAGCCGCGCACCTCGGAACCCAGAGTCTGGATTTGATCCTGCAGACCACCTTTTCCCCCCGTGTCCTGAGCTGCCTGCTGTAGGTTTTGCTCACTATGAGGTGCACCTTGGCCAGCAGTGATCTGCAGGCGGATGACAGAACCCCCGGGAGCTGAGGATGTGAAAGGTGCTCCCAGGCGATTAGGAAGACGAATGCCAACccgaggaggagggtgaggagaacGGACAGACAGACCTGGTCTCTGTGTCAGAAAACGCTTGGGGGGACCACTTCCTCCAGACTGACCCTCTATAACAGTCTGttcaaaatgcaaaagaaaTGATTAAAGTTTAAATGCAATCCTGAGTTGGTTAGTCTCCCTTATTCAGGTATAAAAATCCACTATGACAGATCTTTGCTGGAAGACAGTTCTACCTTGAACCAGCTACAGGCACAGAAGCAAAAAGACTCAAAATAAATGACAGTCTGCTTTTATTAAAGACCAGGAACACACTGCGGATCTGAGATCAGTTATGCTGTTTGACGTTGTTGCTTTTCTCACCTTTTCAGTGGTCAGGTCATATGTTTCAGTCAGCTGTGGCATCGCACTACTTATAGTCGATCCCTGGACACTTGGGTGATCTCTTTTGAGCAACGATGCCACCTGCTGGAATGACTGTTGAGACACAATTTATGTAAGTTAGACTTTACCCCGGAGGTCATACCTGAAAACCGCTTAAAAGACAATTTTATAGTTGTAGTATTTGGTAGATAACACAGCCTTTTGCAACTGGAAACAATAATTACAAAAGCTGTTGACACATGAGTAAACTTAGGTAGGTACCTTCATCCTATGTGACAGCGCTTTATCCAGAAGCCTCTTTCGGGCTGCCAAAACTGAGTTAGAGGCTGGAGAAGGTGAGACTCTCTTCCTCATGAAGGCTCCGGCTCCT harbors:
- the LOC133970635 gene encoding uncharacterized protein LOC133970635 isoform X2, with the protein product MGRLDDAAKHKVVELRKAGLSFRKIKAVLELENIKVSAQAIYLFLREFQGRPPGRVRPVEGGGSTTNVAHMQAQAATTQDSWSNAHLHNLLRKASHHAGFTAAADFAKQTSTNPEACGKPPGVTSLAQNSQQGGPQCNAPQAVMGAVPSTPTGAGAFMRKRVSPSPASNSVLAARKRLLDKALSHRMKSFQQVASLLKRDHPSVQGSTISSAMPQLTETYDLTTEKTVIEGQSGGSGPPKRFLTQRPGLSVRSPHPPPRVGIRLPNRLGAPFTSSAPGGSVIRLQITAGQGAPHSEQNLQQAAQDTGGKGGLQDQIQTLGSEVRGLGLAVKMLVEQQCRLEREQVQQTHIQKQILSTLQSLSLKLGPCSSSQQQHNKTPSPSASTSFSQDNFSFSRGTYTQCSQTQPSYNSLESLDNVEAFKLPGLSPTSMNGFPPCSNAENLPLTHTPPQTQPYAAAYAQQTSQNLMAPYTQSYPSTFTQTHSQSFRISESKSSDFPSSCSARSLQSCSVSTQPLVNSSHAAQDQRLNVVKVEGP
- the LOC133970635 gene encoding uncharacterized protein LOC133970635 isoform X1, with amino-acid sequence MGRLDDAAKHKVVELRKAGLSFRKIKAVLELENIKVSAQAIYLFLREFQGRPPGRVRPVEGGGSTTNVAHMQAQAATTQDSWSNAHLHNLLRKASHHAGFTAAADFAKQTSTNPEACGKPPGYGESSGGSRSEQQLVGDKEENDIQIVSVTSLAQNSQQGGPQCNAPQAVMGAVPSTPTGAGAFMRKRVSPSPASNSVLAARKRLLDKALSHRMKSFQQVASLLKRDHPSVQGSTISSAMPQLTETYDLTTEKTVIEGQSGGSGPPKRFLTQRPGLSVRSPHPPPRVGIRLPNRLGAPFTSSAPGGSVIRLQITAGQGAPHSEQNLQQAAQDTGGKGGLQDQIQTLGSEVRGLGLAVKMLVEQQCRLEREQVQQTHIQKQILSTLQSLSLKLGPCSSSQQQHNKTPSPSASTSFSQDNFSFSRGTYTQCSQTQPSYNSLESLDNVEAFKLPGLSPTSMNGFPPCSNAENLPLTHTPPQTQPYAAAYAQQTSQNLMAPYTQSYPSTFTQTHSQSFRISESKSSDFPSSCSARSLQSCSVSTQPLVNSSHAAQDQRLNVVKVEGP